A region from the Linepithema humile isolate Giens D197 chromosome 1, Lhum_UNIL_v1.0, whole genome shotgun sequence genome encodes:
- the mtDNA-helicase gene encoding mitochondrial DNA helicase yields the protein MSIRKTMFLKLLMRPLNLARHFKFRMFCRHLYQNSGTINESIPGMSISQIKQVLKQKNITIVEGHGCLVIECPICNSEKLKKAKIYVNKTTGYFICDKCNSKGEWNILEKFLLLRSTKSNNAQAELETLRNIIKAQENYVLKWNNIAKSNQQIANLSPNLYEKVLETFSLPKVSQQDISQLNTVYATGPELLYFPLIAFGNIVVGYKTLSSISELEQTVPISNVGGFIIYKQKNARSDGTAVIVPTIHDLFALISQKAANVIICLPYNLQNLPQQLLPSLENFKKLILWFGNDEPSWYTARQFAKKLDEKRCYFVRPIDMQPRPKLAADKGYDLKSILTNAQPIWHKSITTFDDLRQDVLCDLQNVDKVQGVKWKRYPALNRILKGHRRGEFTILTGPTGCGKTTFMSEYSLDLAMQGVNTLWGSFEIRNARLVKTMLQQMAEVSLEENLDKFNTYADAFNKLPIYFMTFHGQQNIKIVMDAVEHATYVHDIAHVIIDNMQFMMGISEEVRHLDRFWKQDKIIAEFRNFATKYNCHVTLVIHPRKEREEELTTLSIFGSAKASQEADNVLIIQDKRLTSVRGKKYLQVAKNRYSGDLGVMVLDFDKVKLSYAQKKKVKSEEVKDLKEVEDAHNSLVEN from the exons ACAGTGGTACAATAAATGAATCAATACCTGGAATGTCCATATCTCAAATAAAACAAGTtctaaagcaaaaaaatattaccatTGTCGAAGGACATGGATGTTTAGTTATAGAATGTCCTATATGCAACtctgaaaagttaaaaaaagcaaagatttatgttaataaaacaaCAG gctattttatatgtgataaatGTAATTCTAAAGGCGAATGGAACATATTAGAAAAGTTCCTATTATTAAGATCAACTAAATCAAATAATGCACAGGCTGAATTGGAAACTTTaaggaatattataaaagcacaggaaaattatgttttgaaaTGGAATAACATAGCAAAATCTAATcaacaaattgcaaatttatcacCAAATTTGTATGAGAAAGTGTTAGAAACATTTTCTCTTCCA AAAGTTTCACAGCAAGATATCTCACAGTTAAACACTGTGTATGCAACTGGAccagaattattatattttccattaataGCCTTTGGCAATATTGTTGTGGGTTACAAAACTCTTTCCAGTATATCAGAATTAGAACAAACTGTACCCATCAGCAATGTAGGTGGATTTATCATTTACAAGCAAAAAAATGCTAGAAGTGATGGGACTGCAGTGATTGTACCAACTATACATGATTTGTTCGCGTTAATATCTCAAAAAGCagcaaatgtaattatttgctTACCATACAACTTACAAAACTTGCCGCAACAATTGTTGCCGAgtttggaaaattttaaaaaattaatattatggtTTGGAAATGATGAGCCTAGTTGGTATACAGCTAGACAATTTGCTAAGAAATTAGATGAGAAAAGATGCTATTTTGTGAGACCAATTGACATGCAACCTAGACCAAAGCTAGCTGCTGACAAAGGCTATGATCTTAAGAGTATTTTGACAAATGCGCAACCGATATGGCACAAAAGTATTACTACTTTTGATGATCTCAGACAAGATGTATTATGTGATTTGCAAAATGTAGATAAGGTCCAGGGTGTCAAGTGGAAAAGATATCCTGCCCTAAATCGAATTCTAAAAGGACACAGAAGAGGAGAATTCACAATTCTAACGGGACCAACtg GCTGCGGCAAGACAACGTTCATGAGCGAATATTCGTTAGATTTAGCAATGCAAGGAGTTAATACTCTGTGGGGTAGTTTTGAAATCAGAAACGCACGACTAGTTAAAACTATGTTGCAACAAATGGCAGAGGTTTCTCTGGAAGAGAATttggataaatttaatacatatgcAGATGCTTTCAACAAGTTACcgatttattttatgactTTCCATGGTCAACAGaacattaaaattgttatgGAT GCAGTTGAGCATGCAACGTACGTGCATGATATAGCACATGTGATAATTGACAATATGCAGTTTATGATGGGCATATCGGAAGAAGTGAGACATCTCGATAG GTTTTGGAAACAGGACAAGATTATAGCAGAGTTcagaaattttgctacgaaGTATAACTGTCATGTAACGCTGGTTATACATCCGAGAAAGGAGCGAGAGGAAGAGTTGACGACTTTGTCCATTTTTGGTAGTGCCAAAGCAAGTCAAGAAGCCGacaatgtattaattatacaagataaaCGACTCACGAGTGTAAGaggaaaaaagtatttgcag GTTGCCAAGAATAGATATAGTGGAGATTTAGGTGTAATGGTTTTGGATTTTGATAAAGTTAAACTCAGTTATGCGCAAAAGAAGAAAGTGAAGTCGGAGGAAGTAAAAGACTTGAAAGAAGTAGAGGACGCTCATAATTCTCTAGTAGAAAACtga
- the LOC105671173 gene encoding trace amine-associated receptor 3-like isoform X1, translated as MLNFIKYAIQSKQFTHRYWEDEYDIRENKCRRKYYGKNYNIDDIQTEKISATQHAYNVLNFTIPNTTMVYSSMLEESTEIINESTTQNASISYQSVNSMLYLYVTPALILFCVISILVNINVIISAFWIKRPLSPTLHISLSLSVTTHNQCIEKYDLYITFIGADAFTSCALGIGLVMNSFIPHGLEIELEGMNCFLLALEAVRLGGVIITVFHLMVLAINHYLGILKPLHYLSIMTHRNITILLVLLWVLPISFFVLYFSLIEDDGFQSEECKKNMFLVHRQFRILFSSLFFGPFVVMTCIYIHIFYIVKRHQAMRLRFCGAESFIRVNTSEVTRNNNRRMARNIKAINTTLYILGSFIIGWMPGVIMFMLFCEDCVWQLKNVISMNIAFIIYTIINFLIILKTLVNPIIYAARMHEIKIAKRRMCDALCKCPTLINFNNLGISMIYSSESRNSQTRNGTSPLSHNMSVRRARNGSTYICVNYNAQEYGNTIV; from the exons ATGCTAAActtcataaaatatgcaattcaaagtaaacaatttaCGCATCGCTATTGGGAAGATGAATATGatattagagaaaataaatgtagaagaaaatattatggtaaaaattataatattgatgataTACAGACTGAGAAAATTTCCGCGACACAACATGCATACAACgtgttaaattttacaattcctAATACAACAATGGTTTACTCCTCGATGCTCGAGGAGTCCACGGAAATAATCAACGAATCGACGACGCAAAATGCCAGCATATCATATCAAAGCGTCAATAGCATGCTGTACTTGTACGTAACGCcggcattaattttattctgcgTTATTTCAATCCTcgttaatattaatgtcaTCATAAGCGCATTTTGGATAAAACGTCCGCTCAGTCCAACATTACACATCAGTTTGAGCCTATCAG TTACAACTCACAATCAGTGCATAGAAAAATACGATCTCTATATTACATTCATAGGCGCAGATGCTTTTACCAGCTGTGCTTTGGGCATAGGACTAGTTATGAATAGTTTCATACCTCACGGCCTTGAAATCGAATTGGAAG GCATGAACTGCTTTTTACTGGCACTTGAAGCTGTGAGATTGGGAGGCGTGATAATTACTGTGTTTCACTTGATGGTCCTAGCTATCAATCATTACTTGGGCATTCTCAAACCTCTCCACTATCTTTCAATTATGACACACAG aaataTCACGATTTTATTGGTTCTGCTTTGGGTGCTACCAATCTCTTTCTTCGTGCTCTACTTTAGTTTAATTGAAGACGATGGTTTCCAGTCTGAAGaatgcaagaaaaatat GTTTTTAGTCCACAGGCAGTTTCGAATATTGTTTAGCAGTCTCTTTTTCGGGCCCTTTGTCGTGATGACTTGCATTTACATCCACATTTTCTATATAGTAAAGAGACATCAAGCGATGAGACTACGCTTTTGCGGAGCAGAATCTTTCATTCGTGTGAATACTTCAGAAGTAACACGTAACAATAATAGGCGAATGGCACGGAATATTAAAGCTATCAATACAACGTTATATATACTTG GAAGCTTCATAATCGGTTGGATGCCCGGAGTGATAATGTTTATGCTGTTCTGCGAGGACTGCGTATGGCaattgaaaaatgtgatatcGATGAATATCGCATTCATTATCTACACCATAATCAACTTTCTCATCATTCTGAAGACTTTGGTTAATCCTATTATTTATGCTGCTCGAATGCACGAAATTAAG ATTGCCAAGAGACGAATGTGCGACGCTTTGTGCAAATGCCCGACGCTCATCAACTTTAATAACTTAGGAATCAGCATGATATACAGCAGCGAGAGCAGGAACTCACAAACGAGGAATGGCACTAGTCCATTATCGCACAATATGAGCGTTCGAAGAGCGCGAAATGGAAGCACTTATATTTGCGTGAATTATAATGCACAAGAATATGGCAATACAATCGTGTAA
- the LOC105671173 gene encoding melanocortin receptor 4-like isoform X3: MLNFIKYAIQSKQFTHRYWEDEYDIRENKCRRKYYGKNYNIDDIQTEKISATQHAYNVLNFTIPNTTMVYSSMLEESTEIINESTTQNASISYQSVNSMLYLYVTPALILFCVISILVNINVIISAFWIKRPLSPTLHISLSLSVTTHNQCIEKYDLYITFIGADAFTSCALGIGLVMNSFIPHGLEIELEGMNCFLLALEAVRLGGVIITVFHLMVLAINHYLGILKPLHYLSIMTHSLIEDDGFQSEECKKNMFLVHRQFRILFSSLFFGPFVVMTCIYIHIFYIVKRHQAMRLRFCGAESFIRVNTSEVTRNNNRRMARNIKAINTTLYILGSFIIGWMPGVIMFMLFCEDCVWQLKNVISMNIAFIIYTIINFLIILKTLVNPIIYAARMHEIKIAKRRMCDALCKCPTLINFNNLGISMIYSSESRNSQTRNGTSPLSHNMSVRRARNGSTYICVNYNAQEYGNTIV, from the exons ATGCTAAActtcataaaatatgcaattcaaagtaaacaatttaCGCATCGCTATTGGGAAGATGAATATGatattagagaaaataaatgtagaagaaaatattatggtaaaaattataatattgatgataTACAGACTGAGAAAATTTCCGCGACACAACATGCATACAACgtgttaaattttacaattcctAATACAACAATGGTTTACTCCTCGATGCTCGAGGAGTCCACGGAAATAATCAACGAATCGACGACGCAAAATGCCAGCATATCATATCAAAGCGTCAATAGCATGCTGTACTTGTACGTAACGCcggcattaattttattctgcgTTATTTCAATCCTcgttaatattaatgtcaTCATAAGCGCATTTTGGATAAAACGTCCGCTCAGTCCAACATTACACATCAGTTTGAGCCTATCAG TTACAACTCACAATCAGTGCATAGAAAAATACGATCTCTATATTACATTCATAGGCGCAGATGCTTTTACCAGCTGTGCTTTGGGCATAGGACTAGTTATGAATAGTTTCATACCTCACGGCCTTGAAATCGAATTGGAAG GCATGAACTGCTTTTTACTGGCACTTGAAGCTGTGAGATTGGGAGGCGTGATAATTACTGTGTTTCACTTGATGGTCCTAGCTATCAATCATTACTTGGGCATTCTCAAACCTCTCCACTATCTTTCAATTATGACACACAG TTTAATTGAAGACGATGGTTTCCAGTCTGAAGaatgcaagaaaaatat GTTTTTAGTCCACAGGCAGTTTCGAATATTGTTTAGCAGTCTCTTTTTCGGGCCCTTTGTCGTGATGACTTGCATTTACATCCACATTTTCTATATAGTAAAGAGACATCAAGCGATGAGACTACGCTTTTGCGGAGCAGAATCTTTCATTCGTGTGAATACTTCAGAAGTAACACGTAACAATAATAGGCGAATGGCACGGAATATTAAAGCTATCAATACAACGTTATATATACTTG GAAGCTTCATAATCGGTTGGATGCCCGGAGTGATAATGTTTATGCTGTTCTGCGAGGACTGCGTATGGCaattgaaaaatgtgatatcGATGAATATCGCATTCATTATCTACACCATAATCAACTTTCTCATCATTCTGAAGACTTTGGTTAATCCTATTATTTATGCTGCTCGAATGCACGAAATTAAG ATTGCCAAGAGACGAATGTGCGACGCTTTGTGCAAATGCCCGACGCTCATCAACTTTAATAACTTAGGAATCAGCATGATATACAGCAGCGAGAGCAGGAACTCACAAACGAGGAATGGCACTAGTCCATTATCGCACAATATGAGCGTTCGAAGAGCGCGAAATGGAAGCACTTATATTTGCGTGAATTATAATGCACAAGAATATGGCAATACAATCGTGTAA
- the LOC105671173 gene encoding trace amine-associated receptor 4-like isoform X2, giving the protein MLNFIKYAIQSKQFTHRYWEDEYDIRENKCRRKYYGKNYNIDDIQTEKISATQHAYNVLNFTIPNTTMVYSSMLEESTEIINESTTQNASISYQSVNSMLYLYVTPALILFCVISILVNINVIISAFWIKRPLSPTLHISLSLSGADAFTSCALGIGLVMNSFIPHGLEIELEGMNCFLLALEAVRLGGVIITVFHLMVLAINHYLGILKPLHYLSIMTHRNITILLVLLWVLPISFFVLYFSLIEDDGFQSEECKKNMFLVHRQFRILFSSLFFGPFVVMTCIYIHIFYIVKRHQAMRLRFCGAESFIRVNTSEVTRNNNRRMARNIKAINTTLYILGSFIIGWMPGVIMFMLFCEDCVWQLKNVISMNIAFIIYTIINFLIILKTLVNPIIYAARMHEIKIAKRRMCDALCKCPTLINFNNLGISMIYSSESRNSQTRNGTSPLSHNMSVRRARNGSTYICVNYNAQEYGNTIV; this is encoded by the exons ATGCTAAActtcataaaatatgcaattcaaagtaaacaatttaCGCATCGCTATTGGGAAGATGAATATGatattagagaaaataaatgtagaagaaaatattatggtaaaaattataatattgatgataTACAGACTGAGAAAATTTCCGCGACACAACATGCATACAACgtgttaaattttacaattcctAATACAACAATGGTTTACTCCTCGATGCTCGAGGAGTCCACGGAAATAATCAACGAATCGACGACGCAAAATGCCAGCATATCATATCAAAGCGTCAATAGCATGCTGTACTTGTACGTAACGCcggcattaattttattctgcgTTATTTCAATCCTcgttaatattaatgtcaTCATAAGCGCATTTTGGATAAAACGTCCGCTCAGTCCAACATTACACATCAGTTTGAGCCTATCAG GCGCAGATGCTTTTACCAGCTGTGCTTTGGGCATAGGACTAGTTATGAATAGTTTCATACCTCACGGCCTTGAAATCGAATTGGAAG GCATGAACTGCTTTTTACTGGCACTTGAAGCTGTGAGATTGGGAGGCGTGATAATTACTGTGTTTCACTTGATGGTCCTAGCTATCAATCATTACTTGGGCATTCTCAAACCTCTCCACTATCTTTCAATTATGACACACAG aaataTCACGATTTTATTGGTTCTGCTTTGGGTGCTACCAATCTCTTTCTTCGTGCTCTACTTTAGTTTAATTGAAGACGATGGTTTCCAGTCTGAAGaatgcaagaaaaatat GTTTTTAGTCCACAGGCAGTTTCGAATATTGTTTAGCAGTCTCTTTTTCGGGCCCTTTGTCGTGATGACTTGCATTTACATCCACATTTTCTATATAGTAAAGAGACATCAAGCGATGAGACTACGCTTTTGCGGAGCAGAATCTTTCATTCGTGTGAATACTTCAGAAGTAACACGTAACAATAATAGGCGAATGGCACGGAATATTAAAGCTATCAATACAACGTTATATATACTTG GAAGCTTCATAATCGGTTGGATGCCCGGAGTGATAATGTTTATGCTGTTCTGCGAGGACTGCGTATGGCaattgaaaaatgtgatatcGATGAATATCGCATTCATTATCTACACCATAATCAACTTTCTCATCATTCTGAAGACTTTGGTTAATCCTATTATTTATGCTGCTCGAATGCACGAAATTAAG ATTGCCAAGAGACGAATGTGCGACGCTTTGTGCAAATGCCCGACGCTCATCAACTTTAATAACTTAGGAATCAGCATGATATACAGCAGCGAGAGCAGGAACTCACAAACGAGGAATGGCACTAGTCCATTATCGCACAATATGAGCGTTCGAAGAGCGCGAAATGGAAGCACTTATATTTGCGTGAATTATAATGCACAAGAATATGGCAATACAATCGTGTAA